From one Paramormyrops kingsleyae isolate MSU_618 chromosome 1, PKINGS_0.4, whole genome shotgun sequence genomic stretch:
- the LOC111840743 gene encoding uncharacterized protein isoform X1 has product MDPRRNNESGSEPGLPGDRADEVRVQLTCTTEGYLRAKFTLSAYIICWTLLKMCQRLRCSAITPQGQEASEDTGKILELSESTYLGPEPARWMQQNPETSERSCRFNSLHRDTISKLSPDSKACFLEAQGVEDVQPGDSRSGDGGDRSQGQHVERCPRGRGTGNACTAQAAGTQRGHDIDSQHKHTADWLFGADASAEPDTHSVCGQICPAVLRIARLEPDSADVHKRVCISEQACSASLSQILCPQLPESCGSEQTFYGLQTPRSLSQGSGQELLSDDSVSGGELGRFTEAQLGSNLCGQSSTEVLRGPLISSYSENLSPDSNVPEYSSVLTLGKERSESTPFISKEENDFFSACIVQKKNVRDTQSVTKKHSDDAGLPSLTCHRELSPCTSTETFGKITDDLQAHVPQAVPCDSGWNSEADTVLTETVKHQHFKESSSLINSDCHWGEITSHPKVFPVRRAEIAALHLHAPLEHIRLNGLPGQHHHKTPIKPHETNNTLKASSGLCPTDGLADSVLAKEQSYVEDQLGCHTSGDSDVHSPNASLTISPNPSQPFPNKEVSSPFNIPDVDTFTTLDGQPYWNGKELRPFYNDPEGIRYDIELSEQEKLERYHQQGVLKSKDSTSGQSCTSHSPTFPLDTHRGDGAEELNVQNSYFGPAEEGPESSADDGPEPVGDSISHIYSFSQEVEKHNTTAVSEDCLALIPISPQKVPTIETVQYQIQDACLNLLSVNLEPIFESDQCQDNSSIAEDVEHGRDEEMISAGSAVEDQVGHSKTMREDSSSTDSEALFGSSTPSPDSYGVMTPNGELAYGQCLSPTIAGDSTSYDKEEMDDNAYSYLGSNTSLHKAVRGKATKGKFSGKGSKFSVFSKMPSFRRGKNLSRDSRGSKSGSFPSASPDREAGEDSVEDGQGDKSRSTLSNSSEELSNFEGQEENLDDDVFHKDQPFNQAAQRAMPGGRLDKEDLGIFSLTSDAGNGDADAACTPELGDLQQGKQPNRSEGASCKRSKSSDSLSLRLKLAQAHKSLSSFFESRSPDKEHEGQFPKLDGAASRSKRSGRKLKPVKEVPNRTMSVSDTNTIKSSSVNNTDLNPCSASQRTTCHTDPLTKKGMARELSGTSPKNAKPWERSPMQSNSLTIPCPDPCQLSSRNLDNMAGEDSSPLLHMTPPHTTLTIQGTPTRARSVGSVDSMDSPSRPTSPKPHSPRFGSHRRSFRFPSPHASTLSHILLGQSVSTERVSDPPEKPKTLKPRLSPLMPVNLLDTDGQHVDSLPQVVLTTSSSVNEFENFADDTKPASQLQESATVRRMRRRAHKPRPLSDWGGLQGAPGPRAMRWGVTQQRSCSDDLWIEDMKRMLGREAQGFNLPEELQKDCARFSLTAMETFSTLPIKDQSLSQSIPTGLDCLGWHRCPSYHAMVTPEGTPEQVGLGGQAGSEEDAYEGLRGSGPRCGHSGGAGEQLAINELISDGAVVYAEALWDHVTMDDQELGFKAGDVVEVVDASSREWWWGRILDSEGWFPACFVRLRVNQDEPVDEDPEREAGRAGMVGLLGPGLASRDQMRANVVNEIMSTERDYIKHLKDICEGYIKQCRKRTDMFTEEELHAIFGNIEEIYRFQKVFLQGLETKFCKEQPHLSEIGCCFLEHQMDFQIYSEYCNNHPNACLQLANLMKINKYIFFFEACRLLQKMIDISLDGFLLTPVQKICKYPLQLAELLKYTNPQHRDYKDVEAALNAMKNVARLINERKRRLENIDKIAQWQSSIEDWEGEDVLGRSSELIFSGELTRISRLQAKNQLRMFFLFDHQMIYCKKDLLRRDILYYKGRVDMDHMEVLDVEDGRDRDFGMSVRNALKLRPTAASPTREEVLLCAKKPEQKQRWLRAFQDERSQVQHDLETGFSITDGQRKQAMLNACKIHPTGKPKALSRSYYDFLSRQRPPGLAPAPPLHPALPPQQVFMLAEPKRKASTFWQNIGRLTPFRK; this is encoded by the exons GGCCAGGAGGCCAGTGAGGACACCGGCAAGATCCTTGAGCTTTCAGAGAGCACATACCTGGGACCAGAACCTGCCAGATGGATGCAGCAGAATCCAGAAACCTCAGAACGCAGCTGCCGTTTTAACTCTTTGCACAGAGACACTATATCCAAGCTCAGCCCGGACAGCAAAGCCTGTTTCCTTGAGGCCCAGGGGGTGGAGGACGTTCAGCCGGGGGACAGCAGATcaggggacggaggggacaggTCTCAGGGACAGCATGTTGAAAGGTGTCCCAGGGGACGCGGCACAGGAAATGCATGCACAGCACAGGCTGCAGGAACGCAGCGTGGACATGACATAGActcacagcacaaacacacagcggACTGGCTATTTGGTGCAGATGCTAGCGCAGAACCCGACACACATTCAGTCTGCGGACAGATATGCCCTGCAGTTTTGCGCATAGCGAGACTCGAACCTGACTCTGCTGACGTGCATAAGAGAGTTTGTATCTCAGAGCAGGCTTGTTCAGCCTCACTCTCGCAGATTCTATGCCCGCAACTCCCAGAATCCTGTGGCTCAGAGCAAACCTTCTACGGGCTGCAAACTCCACGTTCTCTTAGCCAGGGTTCTGGACAGGAGCTCCTATCAGATGATAGTGTTTCTGGGGGGGAGCTGGGAAGGTTCACAGAGGCACAGCTTGGCTCCAATCTCTGCGGACAATCCAGCACCGAGGTGTTGAGAGGCCCCCTCATCAGCAGCTATAGTGAGAACCTATCTCCTGACAGCAATGTTCCAGAATATTCCTCTGTGCTGACATTAGGAAAGGAGAGGTCAGAATCAACCCCCTTTATCTCCAAAGAAGAAAACGATTTTTTCAGTGCTTGCATTGTACAAAAGAAGAATGTACGTGATACACAGAGTGTCACCAAGAAACATTCAGATGATGCTGGACTTCCCAGTCTAACATGTCATAGGGAATTATCCCCATGTACCTCCACAGAGACTTTTGGTAAGATCACAGATGACCTTCAGGCACATGTTCCACAAGCTGTTCCATGTGATTCCGGATGGAACAGTGAAGCAGACACAGTGCTCACCGAGACAGTGAAACATCAACACTTTAAAGAGTCCAGCAGTCTTATTAACTCAGATTGTCACTGGGGAGAGATCACCTCACACCCTAAAGTTTTCCCAGTGAGAAGGGCAGAAATTGCCGCATTACACCTACATGCTCCTCTTGAACACATTAGGCTAAATGGTCTTCCTGGACAGCACCATCATAAGACGCCCATCAAGCCCCATGAAACCAACAACACCCTGAAGGCATCTTCAGGACTGTGTCCTACTGATGGATTAGCAGACAGTGTTCTGGCTAAGGAGCAATCGTACGTCGAAGACCAGTTGGGCTGTCACACCTCAGGTGACAGTGATGTCCATTCTCCAAATGCATCATTAACCATCAGCCCCAATCCCTCACAGCCATTTCCAAATAAGGAAGTCAGTTCTCCGTTTAATATCCCTGATGTGGACACATTTACTACACTGGATGGTCAGCCATACTGGAATGGTAAGGAGTTAAGGCCTTTCTATAATGATCCTGAGGGGATTCGGTATGACATCGAATTGTCTGAACAGGAGAAGCTGGAGAGGtatcaccagcagggggtgctaaAGAGCAAGGACAGTACTTCAGGTCAAAGTTGCACTTCCCACAGCCCCACATTCCCCTTAGACACCCACCGTGGGGATGGTGCGGAGGAGCTAAATGTGCAGAATTCCTATTTTGGACCAGCAGAAGAGGGTCCAGAGAGCTCTGCAGATGATGGCCCTGAGCCAGTAGGCGATAGTATAAGCCATATTTATTCTTTTTCACAAGAAGTAGAAAAGCACAATACAACAGCAGTTTCTGAGGACTGTCTGGCGTTAATTCCTATTAGCCCTCAGAAAGTGCCGACAATTGAAACGGTGCAATACCAAATCCAAGATGCCTGTTTAAATCTTCTCTCAGTCAATCTTGAGCCCATTTTTGAATCAGATCAGTGTCAAGATAACTCCTCCATAGCTGAAGATGTAGAACATGGACGAGACGAGGAGATGATCAGCGCAGGTTCTGCTGTGGAGGACCAAGTCGGTCACTCCAAGACCATGAGGGAGGACTCATCCAGCACGGATTCAGAAGCTCTGTTCGGTTCCAGCACTCCTTCACCAGACAGCTATGGAGTCATGACACCTAATGGTGAGTTAGCATACGGGCAGTGTCTGAGCCCCACCATAGCTGGTGACTCCACCAGCTATGACAAAGAAGAAATGGATGACAATGCCTATTCTTACCTAGGTAGCAACACCAGCCTCCATAAGGCAGTAAGGGGCAAAGCAACAAAGGGTAAATTTAGTGGGAAGGGCTCTAAGTTCTCTGTGTTCTCCAAGATGCCCTCATTCAGAAGGGGTAAAAACTTAAGCCGGGATAGCAGAGGTAGCAAGTCAGGGAGCTTTCCCTCAGCCTCTCCAGATAGAGAGGCAGGAGAGGACAGTGTGGAGGATGGACAAGGGGACAAATCAAGGTCCACCTTGTCCAACAGCAGTGAGGAGCTGAGCAATTTTGAGGGACAGGAAGAGAACCTGGATGATGACGTCTTCCACAAGGACCAGCCCTTCAATCAGGCTGCCCAGAGAGCTATGCCAGGAGGTCGACTGGATAAGGAGGATTTGGGCATCTTCTCGTTAACAAGTGATGCCGGAAATGGAGATGCTGATGCTGCCTGCACTCCTGAGTTAGGGGATTTGCAGCAAGGGAAACAGCCCAACAGGTCAGAGGGTGCCAGCTGCAAAAGGAGCAAGAGCTCAGACAGCCTCAGTCTGCGCCTGAAATTGGCACAGGCCCATAAGTCGCTCTCTTCTTTCTTTGAATCCCGCTCCCCGGACAAGGAGCATGAGGGACAGTTTCCGAAGCTGGACGGTGCGGCCTCAAGGTCCAAGCGGTCTGGCAGGAAATTAAAACCAGTGAAGGAAGTCCCGAATCGGACCATGTCAGTGTCTGATACCAACACCATCAAGTCATCCTCAGTGAACAACACGGATCTGAACCCTTGCTCTGCCAGCCAGAGGACCACATGCCATACCGACCCACTGACCAAGAAGGGAATGGCACGTGAACTCTCAGGTACTTCCCCAAAGAATGCCAAGCCATGGGAGAGGAGTCCAATGCAGTCTAACAGCCTTACCATTCCATGCCCGGATCCCTGCCAGCTGTCTTCACGCAACCTCGATAACATGGCTGGCGAGGACTCCAGCCCCCTTCTTCATatgacacccccccacaccaccctcACCATCCAGGGCACCCCTACACGGGCCCGGTCTGTCGGTTCCGTCGACAGCATGGACAGCCCTTCGAGACCGACCAGCCCCAAGCCGCACAGCCCCAGGTTCGGCAGCCACCGTAGAAGCTTCCGGTTCCCCTCCCCACATGCCAGCACCTTATCGCACATCTTGCTGGGACAATCTGTCAGCACAGAGCGGGTCTCTGATCCCCCCGAAAAGCCGAAGACCCTCAAGCCCAGATTGTCCCCGTTGATGCCCGTGAATCTTCTGGACACAGACGGCCAACATGTGGACAGTCTGCCACAGGTCGTCTTGACCACATCCTCGTCTGTAAATGAGTTTGAG AACTTTGCTGATGATACTAAGCCAGCCAGCCAGTTGCAGGAGTCAGCTACCGTCCGGAGAATGAGGAGACGTGCGCACAAGCCCAGACCCCTCTCCGACTGGGGAGGCCTACAAGGGGCCCCCGGGCCCAGGGCCATGCGCTGGGGGGTCACGCAGCAGCGGAGTTGCTCAGATGACCTGTGGATCGAGGATATGAAGAGGATGCTGGGCCGGGAAGCACAGGGCTTCAATCTGCCAGAGGAGCTGCAGAAA GACTGTGCCCGGTTCTCCCTCACTGCCATGGAGACCTTCTCAACCCTGCCAATCAAAGACCAGAGTCTCTCTCAGAGCATCCCCACTGGTCTGGACTGCCTGGGCTGGCACCGATGCCCCTCCTACCACG CCATGGTGACTCCTGAAGGCACGCCGGAGCAGGTTGGCCTGGGGGGCCAGGCGGGCAGTGAGGAGGACGCCTACGAGGGCCTTCGGGGTTCAGGGCCTCGCTGTGGCCACTCGGGCGGCGCGGGCGAACAGCTGGCCATCAATGAG ctGATCAGTGATGGCGCCGTGGTCTACGCCGAGGCCCTGTGGGACCACGTCACCATGGATGACCAGGAGCTGGGCTTCAAAGCAGGAGATGTCGTGGAAGTGGTGGATGCCAGTAGCCGGGAGTGGTGGTGGGGCAGGATTCTGGACAGCGAGGGCTGGTTCCCGGCGTGCTTCGTTCGG TTGCGGGTCAACCAGGATGAGCCCGTGGATGAAGACCCAGAGAGGGAAGCAGGCCGGGCTGGCATGGTGGGGCTGCTGGGCCCAGGTCTGGCCAGCAGGGACCAGATGAGAGCCAATGTGGTGAATGAGATTATGAGCACCGAGAGGGACTACATCAAGCACCTGAAGGACATCTGTGAG GGCTACATCAAGCAGTGCCGCAAGAGGACAGACATGTTCACGGAAGAGGAACTCCACGCCATCTTCGGCAATATCGAGGAGATCTACAGGTTCCAGAAGGTGTTTCTCCAGGGCCTGGAGACGAAGTTCTGCAAGGAGCAGCCACACCTGAGTGAGATTGGCTGCTGCTTCTTAGAGCAC CAAATGGATTTCCAGATCTACTCAGAATATTGCAACAACCACCCCAACGCCTGTCTCCAGCTCGCCAACCTCATGAAGATCAACAAATATATATTCTTCTTTGAGGCTTGCCGTCTACTCCAGAAGATGATCGATATCTCGCTGGATGGCTTCCTGCTCACGCCAGTGCAGAAGATCTGCAAGTACCCACTGCAGCTGGCAGAGCTACTAAAGTACACTAACCCCCAGCACAG GGACTATAAGGATGTAGAAGCTGCCCTCAATGCTATGAAGAACGTAGCCAGGCTGATCAATGAGCGGAAGCGACGTCTCGAGAACATCGACAAGATTGCCCAGTGGCAGAGCTCCATTGAGGACTGGGAG GGCGAAGACGTACTCGGCAGAAGCTCTGAGCTGATCTTCTCAGGCGAGCTGACCAGGATCTCCAGGCTGCAGGCCAAGAACCAGTTGCgcatgttcttcctgtttgACCATCAGATGATTTACTGCAAGAAA GACCTCCTGCGTCGTGACATCCTCTACTACAAGGGCCGGGTGGACATGGACCACATGGAGGTGCTGGACGTGGAGGACGGCAGGGACAGGGACTTCGGCATGAGCGTGAGGAACGCGCTGAAGCTGCGGCCCACAGCCGCCAGCCCCACCAGAGAGGAGGTGCTGTTGTGCGCCAAGAAGCCTGAGCAGAAGCAGCGCTGGCTGCGCGCCTTCCAGGATGAGCGCTCGCAGGTGCAGCACGACCTGGAGACTG GCTTCAGCATCACGGACGGGCAGAGGAAGCAGGCCATGCTGAACGCGTGCAAGATCCATCCAACGGGGAAGCCCAAAG CGTTGTCCCGTTCGTACTACGACTTCCTGTCTCGACAGAGGCCCCCCGGCCTGGCCCCCGCACCCCCGCTGCACCCCGCCCTGCCGCCACAGCAGGTCTTCATGCTGGCTGAGCCCAAGCGCAAGGCCTCCACCTTCTGGCAGAACATTGGCCGGCTGACACCGTTCAGGAAGTGA
- the LOC111840743 gene encoding uncharacterized protein isoform X3 → MDPRRNNESGSEPGLPGDRADEVRVQLTCTTEGYLRAKFTLSAYIICWTLLKMCQRLRCSAITPQGQEASEDTGKILELSESTYLGPEPARWMQQNPETSERSCRFNSLHRDTISKLSPDSKACFLEAQGVEDVQPGDSRSGDGGDRSQGQHVERCPRGRGTGNACTAQAAGTQRGHDIDSQHKHTADWLFGADASAEPDTHSVCGQICPAVLRIARLEPDSADVHKRVCISEQACSASLSQILCPQLPESCGSEQTFYGLQTPRSLSQGSGQELLSDDSVSGGELGRFTEAQLGSNLCGQSSTEVLRGPLISSYSENLSPDSNVPEYSSVLTLGKERSESTPFISKEENDFFSACIVQKKNVRDTQSVTKKHSDDAGLPSLTCHRELSPCTSTETFGKITDDLQAHVPQAVPCDSGWNSEADTVLTETVKHQHFKESSSLINSDCHWGEITSHPKVFPVRRAEIAALHLHAPLEHIRLNGLPGQHHHKTPIKPHETNNTLKASSGLCPTDGLADSVLAKEQSYVEDQLGCHTSGDSDVHSPNASLTISPNPSQPFPNKEVSSPFNIPDVDTFTTLDGQPYWNGKELRPFYNDPEGIRYDIELSEQEKLERYHQQGVLKSKDSTSGQSCTSHSPTFPLDTHRGDGAEELNVQNSYFGPAEEGPESSADDGPEPVGDSISHIYSFSQEVEKHNTTAVSEDCLALIPISPQKVPTIETVQYQIQDACLNLLSVNLEPIFESDQCQDNSSIAEDVEHGRDEEMISAGSAVEDQVGHSKTMREDSSSTDSEALFGSSTPSPDSYGVMTPNGELAYGQCLSPTIAGDSTSYDKEEMDDNAYSYLGSNTSLHKAVRGKATKGKFSGKGSKFSVFSKMPSFRRGKNLSRDSRGSKSGSFPSASPDREAGEDSVEDGQGDKSRSTLSNSSEELSNFEGQEENLDDDVFHKDQPFNQAAQRAMPGGRLDKEDLGIFSLTSDAGNGDADAACTPELGDLQQGKQPNRSEGASCKRSKSSDSLSLRLKLAQAHKSLSSFFESRSPDKEHEGQFPKLDGAASRSKRSGRKLKPVKEVPNRTMSVSDTNTIKSSSVNNTDLNPCSASQRTTCHTDPLTKKGMARELSGTSPKNAKPWERSPMQSNSLTIPCPDPCQLSSRNLDNMAGEDSSPLLHMTPPHTTLTIQGTPTRARSVGSVDSMDSPSRPTSPKPHSPRFGSHRRSFRFPSPHASTLSHILLGQSVSTERVSDPPEKPKTLKPRLSPLMPVNLLDTDGQHVDSLPQVVLTTSSSVNEFENFADDTKPASQLQESATVRRMRRRAHKPRPLSDWGGLQGAPGPRAMRWGVTQQRSCSDDLWIEDMKRMLGREAQGFNLPEELQKDCARFSLTAMETFSTLPIKDQSLSQSIPTGLDCLGWHRCPSYHAMVTPEGTPEQVGLGGQAGSEEDAYEGLRGSGPRCGHSGGAGEQLAINELISDGAVVYAEALWDHVTMDDQELGFKAGDVVEVVDASSREWWWGRILDSEGWFPACFVRLRVNQDEPVDEDPEREAGRAGMVGLLGPGLASRDQMRANVVNEIMSTERDYIKHLKDICEDVLPDMNKPPPRPCRATSSSAARGQTCSRKRNSTPSSAISRRSTGSRRCFSRAWRRSSARSSHT, encoded by the exons GGCCAGGAGGCCAGTGAGGACACCGGCAAGATCCTTGAGCTTTCAGAGAGCACATACCTGGGACCAGAACCTGCCAGATGGATGCAGCAGAATCCAGAAACCTCAGAACGCAGCTGCCGTTTTAACTCTTTGCACAGAGACACTATATCCAAGCTCAGCCCGGACAGCAAAGCCTGTTTCCTTGAGGCCCAGGGGGTGGAGGACGTTCAGCCGGGGGACAGCAGATcaggggacggaggggacaggTCTCAGGGACAGCATGTTGAAAGGTGTCCCAGGGGACGCGGCACAGGAAATGCATGCACAGCACAGGCTGCAGGAACGCAGCGTGGACATGACATAGActcacagcacaaacacacagcggACTGGCTATTTGGTGCAGATGCTAGCGCAGAACCCGACACACATTCAGTCTGCGGACAGATATGCCCTGCAGTTTTGCGCATAGCGAGACTCGAACCTGACTCTGCTGACGTGCATAAGAGAGTTTGTATCTCAGAGCAGGCTTGTTCAGCCTCACTCTCGCAGATTCTATGCCCGCAACTCCCAGAATCCTGTGGCTCAGAGCAAACCTTCTACGGGCTGCAAACTCCACGTTCTCTTAGCCAGGGTTCTGGACAGGAGCTCCTATCAGATGATAGTGTTTCTGGGGGGGAGCTGGGAAGGTTCACAGAGGCACAGCTTGGCTCCAATCTCTGCGGACAATCCAGCACCGAGGTGTTGAGAGGCCCCCTCATCAGCAGCTATAGTGAGAACCTATCTCCTGACAGCAATGTTCCAGAATATTCCTCTGTGCTGACATTAGGAAAGGAGAGGTCAGAATCAACCCCCTTTATCTCCAAAGAAGAAAACGATTTTTTCAGTGCTTGCATTGTACAAAAGAAGAATGTACGTGATACACAGAGTGTCACCAAGAAACATTCAGATGATGCTGGACTTCCCAGTCTAACATGTCATAGGGAATTATCCCCATGTACCTCCACAGAGACTTTTGGTAAGATCACAGATGACCTTCAGGCACATGTTCCACAAGCTGTTCCATGTGATTCCGGATGGAACAGTGAAGCAGACACAGTGCTCACCGAGACAGTGAAACATCAACACTTTAAAGAGTCCAGCAGTCTTATTAACTCAGATTGTCACTGGGGAGAGATCACCTCACACCCTAAAGTTTTCCCAGTGAGAAGGGCAGAAATTGCCGCATTACACCTACATGCTCCTCTTGAACACATTAGGCTAAATGGTCTTCCTGGACAGCACCATCATAAGACGCCCATCAAGCCCCATGAAACCAACAACACCCTGAAGGCATCTTCAGGACTGTGTCCTACTGATGGATTAGCAGACAGTGTTCTGGCTAAGGAGCAATCGTACGTCGAAGACCAGTTGGGCTGTCACACCTCAGGTGACAGTGATGTCCATTCTCCAAATGCATCATTAACCATCAGCCCCAATCCCTCACAGCCATTTCCAAATAAGGAAGTCAGTTCTCCGTTTAATATCCCTGATGTGGACACATTTACTACACTGGATGGTCAGCCATACTGGAATGGTAAGGAGTTAAGGCCTTTCTATAATGATCCTGAGGGGATTCGGTATGACATCGAATTGTCTGAACAGGAGAAGCTGGAGAGGtatcaccagcagggggtgctaaAGAGCAAGGACAGTACTTCAGGTCAAAGTTGCACTTCCCACAGCCCCACATTCCCCTTAGACACCCACCGTGGGGATGGTGCGGAGGAGCTAAATGTGCAGAATTCCTATTTTGGACCAGCAGAAGAGGGTCCAGAGAGCTCTGCAGATGATGGCCCTGAGCCAGTAGGCGATAGTATAAGCCATATTTATTCTTTTTCACAAGAAGTAGAAAAGCACAATACAACAGCAGTTTCTGAGGACTGTCTGGCGTTAATTCCTATTAGCCCTCAGAAAGTGCCGACAATTGAAACGGTGCAATACCAAATCCAAGATGCCTGTTTAAATCTTCTCTCAGTCAATCTTGAGCCCATTTTTGAATCAGATCAGTGTCAAGATAACTCCTCCATAGCTGAAGATGTAGAACATGGACGAGACGAGGAGATGATCAGCGCAGGTTCTGCTGTGGAGGACCAAGTCGGTCACTCCAAGACCATGAGGGAGGACTCATCCAGCACGGATTCAGAAGCTCTGTTCGGTTCCAGCACTCCTTCACCAGACAGCTATGGAGTCATGACACCTAATGGTGAGTTAGCATACGGGCAGTGTCTGAGCCCCACCATAGCTGGTGACTCCACCAGCTATGACAAAGAAGAAATGGATGACAATGCCTATTCTTACCTAGGTAGCAACACCAGCCTCCATAAGGCAGTAAGGGGCAAAGCAACAAAGGGTAAATTTAGTGGGAAGGGCTCTAAGTTCTCTGTGTTCTCCAAGATGCCCTCATTCAGAAGGGGTAAAAACTTAAGCCGGGATAGCAGAGGTAGCAAGTCAGGGAGCTTTCCCTCAGCCTCTCCAGATAGAGAGGCAGGAGAGGACAGTGTGGAGGATGGACAAGGGGACAAATCAAGGTCCACCTTGTCCAACAGCAGTGAGGAGCTGAGCAATTTTGAGGGACAGGAAGAGAACCTGGATGATGACGTCTTCCACAAGGACCAGCCCTTCAATCAGGCTGCCCAGAGAGCTATGCCAGGAGGTCGACTGGATAAGGAGGATTTGGGCATCTTCTCGTTAACAAGTGATGCCGGAAATGGAGATGCTGATGCTGCCTGCACTCCTGAGTTAGGGGATTTGCAGCAAGGGAAACAGCCCAACAGGTCAGAGGGTGCCAGCTGCAAAAGGAGCAAGAGCTCAGACAGCCTCAGTCTGCGCCTGAAATTGGCACAGGCCCATAAGTCGCTCTCTTCTTTCTTTGAATCCCGCTCCCCGGACAAGGAGCATGAGGGACAGTTTCCGAAGCTGGACGGTGCGGCCTCAAGGTCCAAGCGGTCTGGCAGGAAATTAAAACCAGTGAAGGAAGTCCCGAATCGGACCATGTCAGTGTCTGATACCAACACCATCAAGTCATCCTCAGTGAACAACACGGATCTGAACCCTTGCTCTGCCAGCCAGAGGACCACATGCCATACCGACCCACTGACCAAGAAGGGAATGGCACGTGAACTCTCAGGTACTTCCCCAAAGAATGCCAAGCCATGGGAGAGGAGTCCAATGCAGTCTAACAGCCTTACCATTCCATGCCCGGATCCCTGCCAGCTGTCTTCACGCAACCTCGATAACATGGCTGGCGAGGACTCCAGCCCCCTTCTTCATatgacacccccccacaccaccctcACCATCCAGGGCACCCCTACACGGGCCCGGTCTGTCGGTTCCGTCGACAGCATGGACAGCCCTTCGAGACCGACCAGCCCCAAGCCGCACAGCCCCAGGTTCGGCAGCCACCGTAGAAGCTTCCGGTTCCCCTCCCCACATGCCAGCACCTTATCGCACATCTTGCTGGGACAATCTGTCAGCACAGAGCGGGTCTCTGATCCCCCCGAAAAGCCGAAGACCCTCAAGCCCAGATTGTCCCCGTTGATGCCCGTGAATCTTCTGGACACAGACGGCCAACATGTGGACAGTCTGCCACAGGTCGTCTTGACCACATCCTCGTCTGTAAATGAGTTTGAG AACTTTGCTGATGATACTAAGCCAGCCAGCCAGTTGCAGGAGTCAGCTACCGTCCGGAGAATGAGGAGACGTGCGCACAAGCCCAGACCCCTCTCCGACTGGGGAGGCCTACAAGGGGCCCCCGGGCCCAGGGCCATGCGCTGGGGGGTCACGCAGCAGCGGAGTTGCTCAGATGACCTGTGGATCGAGGATATGAAGAGGATGCTGGGCCGGGAAGCACAGGGCTTCAATCTGCCAGAGGAGCTGCAGAAA GACTGTGCCCGGTTCTCCCTCACTGCCATGGAGACCTTCTCAACCCTGCCAATCAAAGACCAGAGTCTCTCTCAGAGCATCCCCACTGGTCTGGACTGCCTGGGCTGGCACCGATGCCCCTCCTACCACG CCATGGTGACTCCTGAAGGCACGCCGGAGCAGGTTGGCCTGGGGGGCCAGGCGGGCAGTGAGGAGGACGCCTACGAGGGCCTTCGGGGTTCAGGGCCTCGCTGTGGCCACTCGGGCGGCGCGGGCGAACAGCTGGCCATCAATGAG ctGATCAGTGATGGCGCCGTGGTCTACGCCGAGGCCCTGTGGGACCACGTCACCATGGATGACCAGGAGCTGGGCTTCAAAGCAGGAGATGTCGTGGAAGTGGTGGATGCCAGTAGCCGGGAGTGGTGGTGGGGCAGGATTCTGGACAGCGAGGGCTGGTTCCCGGCGTGCTTCGTTCGG TTGCGGGTCAACCAGGATGAGCCCGTGGATGAAGACCCAGAGAGGGAAGCAGGCCGGGCTGGCATGGTGGGGCTGCTGGGCCCAGGTCTGGCCAGCAGGGACCAGATGAGAGCCAATGTGGTGAATGAGATTATGAGCACCGAGAGGGACTACATCAAGCACCTGAAGGACATCTGTGAG GATGTGCTCCCAGACATGAACaagcccccaccccgcccctgCAGGGCTACATCAAGCAGTGCCGCAAGAGGACAGACATGTTCACGGAAGAGGAACTCCACGCCATCTTCGGCAATATCGAGGAGATCTACAGGTTCCAGAAGGTGTTTCTCCAGGGCCTGGAGACGAAGTTCTGCAAGGAGCAGCCACACCTGA